The Chamaesiphon minutus PCC 6605 DNA window GCTACTAATTCAGGATTGCTGGCTAGCTTTAATACTATCGGAAATACTGCTACACTTCCTAATTCAATTAGACTCACTACTGCTGATACTCGAATCTCGACATCTGGATCGTCAAGTAGTGTTAATAGAGTGGGTAAATCGTCAGGCTCTTTATTTTCCTCTATTATCTGCCACTGATATGCTTCTCTTTCTGATAGCTGACCAATGACTCGATCTCGATTTTCTGGATCTAGATCGTTGATATATTTGATGATTGGTTGGATAGCTAATATCGCTCTATCGATTAATTGGGGCGTAATATTTATTGGATTATAGATAGATGTACTAAGATAGATAATCTCTCGAATGCCACAAGTAATTTTTATCTGCACGTCCAAATCTGGATCGTCAATTACACTTAATAAAATTGATAAATTCCGATCGACAATCGGAACATCCCAAACAACTAAAGCCATCGCAGCACGTCTTCGGACGACTGGATCGTAGCTATGAATCGCACCTTCGATCGCTGTTAATGTCCGATCTCCATCTAGCCTAAATAAAGCTTGTACGATCTTGTCAAAGGGGCTATCAAATTCATCATCTGCTGATACCCAATATATTGATTGATGCAGCCAATCGAAGACTTTTTCTCCGCCAATATGTTCTAGTGCTGCGATTACTTCACTTCGAGGCCGATCTGTTTCATAAAACAAGTCAATTAAATGCTCTACCATTACTGGATCGGCAATATAACCTAATCCTTGAATCCACTCGCTGTCAGACCATCTATGCTTACACGTATAGAGAACCTCGCGTAGCTCAGATATAGATGCCTCTGTACCAATTTTTGCTAAAGCCTCGATTGAGTTACCTTCTGTATTGCAATTTCTTAGATCTCCACTCCGTAATAGATCTCCCAAGACTTCGATCGCTTCTACTGGAGCTAAATCGACTATCATTTCTGCGGCTCGATCGTACCGCTGAGGATGATTTAACTCTTCAATCAATAAATATACTGCTAGATCTCGATCGATATGAATAATAGTTGCTATTGCCGAGTCAATCTCCTGATGCCCTTCATAAGTATTGGGAAATTGATGGTTGAAGATGAAAATCTCTTGGAGATAGGGTAATGCAGCGTTAGACTTAGTTTCTCGCCAGAGGTTAATTTTGAGGCGAGTAGGAATTTCTAATCGCTCGATCCCATCAACGACGATCTTTTGTAATTCTGGAGCCAGCGAGCTAGTTAAACTAGCACCGAGATTGAGATCTACTTCTAATGCCAAATTGACGATTCTCAGTGCCAAATCTGGATCGGTTATATGCGTTAAGAGACTGGCAACTTCTGCGGTTCGATCGAGATGATTGAGATAATTAGATTGCAGTTCGCGGTTAGTTAGCTGACTGAGTAATGAAATTGTGAGCGCGGGATAGGTATCCATGTGACATTTAGGAATTCTCCATGCGTAACGACAATTTCAATATAACACTCGACTCGATCGAACCAGGCGGTTCCCATTACGTCATTGCAATCTTCTGTCTTTCAGGGCTAACGATCGATTATCAATTCTCGAACTAACCTCTATCTTTGTCTATCCCTCGGATTGATCAACTCACTCAAACCCTCACCCAACAACGATAAACCAGTCACCATCAGCGTCAACGCCAACCCTGGAAATAGTGTCGTCCACCAAATCCCCGTCGAGAGTGCGGGTAAAGCTTGCTTGAGATCGTGTCCCCATTCAGCTACTTCGTCGGGCAAACCCAAACCTAGAAAACCCAAACCACCCAAGACGAGGATTGCATCGGCAGCATTGAGGGTAAATAATACGGGGACGCTTTGCACCACGTTGGCAAATAGATATTTTGTCAGGACGTGGCGGGTAGATGCGCCTAGAGCCTGCGCTGCTTCGACAAACATTTGTGTCTTTAGGCTCGCCGTCTGATTGCGGACGACTCGAAAGTATTGGGGAATATAGGAAATGCTCAACGCGATCGCGGCATTAAAGACACCTTTGCCGACGATAAACGCCAATGTTACCGATAATAATAACCCTGGTAACGTGTAAATCGTATCCATCACGAATAGTAAAACTCGATCGAGATTGCCGCCTAAATAGCCGCTGACCATCCCTAACGGTACGCCGATGAGCAAACTCATCAAAGTGGCCAAAACTACTACTTGTAGAGCCGCCTGAGTCCCAAACAGCGTCCGCGAAAATACGTCGTAGCCCTCCCGACTCGTTCCAAACCAATGTTGCGCTGAGGGAGCTTGATTGATGGGGTTATATGGTGGCATCGGCGAACCCAACAAATCTTGCGGATCTTGGAGTAATCCGATTGCCTGTAATAATGGTGCGAAAATGGCGATCGCGATGAAGCTAGCTGTAATAATTAGCCCTAATGCTAGCAATTGGGTGGAGAGCCGATCTCGACGTTTGGCGAAGAGTTGTTTGACAGATCCGAGCGAAATTTTACTGACAGCCATATAGCAGTTTGCGGCGATCTACGAACGGTTCATTTACTATATGACAAATGGCGTCCCGATCGCCTGTTTATGTTTCCAAAGCACGAGCGAGTCCGCTAAATTTTTAGGCTAATACCAAATTTAAACATCAATAGCGACAAATGAGCGAGCAGACTCTAGATACAGTAAAGGTTTGGTAATCCAAAATCCAAAATCCAAAATCCAAAATCGTAAATAATTTGGGTACGTACTAGCTTAAGATCGAAACAGCACGGTAATTCTCTCAAAACGATCGAGTTGTGGTTAAAATTGGCATCTTAGGACTGGGAACTGTTGGTACGGGGACGGTTCAAATATTACGAGATCCCGTAGGTCGGCATCACTTACTCCAATCGATCGAGATTCAGCGGGTGGGCGTGAAATCGATCGATAAGCCGCGTGCGGTGGATCTGCCTTCGGAGCTGGTAACTACAGATCTCGACTCGATCGTGTCCGACCCCGATATCGATATTATCGTCGAGCTGATGGGTGGGATCGAACCCGCGCGGAGTTTGATGCTCAAAGCGATCGCACATGGCAAGCATATCGTCACTGCAAACAAAGCCGTCATTGCTAAATTTGGCGACGAAATCTTTACTGCGGCCAATCAAGCAGGCGTCTATGTGATGCTAGAAGCGGCTGTCGGCGGCGGAATTCCGGTGATTCAACCCTTGAAACAGTCTTTGGGTGTCAACCGGATTCAACGCATCACGGGAATTATCAATGGGACGACTAACTATATCCTGACGCGGATGACTGTCGAGGGTGGTGAATTTGCCGATATCCTCGCCGACGCCCAAAAACTTGGCTACGCTGAGGCAGATCCGACCGCTGATGTCGATGGATTGGATGCGGGGGATAAAATTGCAATTTTGGCATCGCTGGCGTTTGGGGGCAGAATCAAGCGCGATGATGTGTACTGCGAGGGCATTAGGAAAATTAGCGCGACGGATATTGCCTATGCTGACAAGCTCAATTTTGTCATTAAATTACTAGCGATCGCCGAACGTGTCGAAAGTGGCGGGGTATCCGTGCGGGTACATCCGACATTCGTACCTAAAGATCGACCTCTAGCGACGGTAAATGGCGTCTACAACGCGATTTTAGTCGAGGGCGAACCCTTGGGACAAGTGATGTTATTCGGCCCTGGTGCGGGTGCTGGCGCGACTGCTTCAGCGGTTGTTTCGGATATTCTGGCGATCGTGGGTGTGATGCAAACTAATTCCAGTCACGAAGATGCTGTAAATTCACCCAATACATCGCTCCATCCCTTGTTAAGCTGTAGCCATAGCCACTATAGCGAGATGGCTCCATTATCGAGCTTGCGGAGTAGTTTCTATGTTAGATTTCTGTGTATCGACGTCCCCGGCGTCATCGGCAAACTCGGAACTTGCTTTGGCGAACATCATGTTAGTATCGAATCGATCGTCCAAACTGGTTTCCAAGGAGATCGCGCCGAAATCGTCGTAGTCACTCACGAAGTCTCTGAAGGTGACTTTGAATCTGCACTAGCGGAAATTCGCGGTTTAGATTCGATCGCGAGTATTCCTAGTATTGTTAGAGTACTTTAGGTATTAGGCTTTAGGTTTTAGGCTTTAGGTATATAGCTATCAACTATCCACTATCCACTATCCACTATCCACTAAATTATGGATTGGCAATTACTAGCATTAACTTTCACGACGGTATTCATCGCGGAAATCGGTGACAAAAGCCAACTAGCCGCGATCGCGTTAGGTGGTAGCACTCAGCATCCTCGTGCTGTATTTTTTGGTTCGGTGGTGGCGTTATTATTGGCTAGCTCGATCGGTGTCATAGCAGGTGGCGAAATGGCGGCTTTTTTGCCGACTAAGTTACTCAAAGGCTTGGCTGCGCTCGGTTTTGCACTGCTGGCGGTGCGACTGTTATGGCCTGATGCGGAGTAGTGACAATACGCATTTTGTTAGTCAGCGACTGTTCGCGAAGCGTTCCCGAAGGGTAGTCGCCGCTGGTGATGCAAAGTCCGCCTACGCGGACTAAATATATCAGTCCGCGTAGGCGGACTTCGTATCACTAGCAGCGGTTTCTAACCGCTGAGATTATAGGTAGCAACTTGGGTTATTTACGAATCGGACGATCGCGATTATATTGGCTGAACTTGAGTTCTTCGAGTGCCAAAAATGCGGACGAGCATTGCGATCGAAACTAATAATGTGAGGAATAAATATCCCCATTCCAGCCGCGCTCGTCTGCCAAATTCGACGGCAAATATCAGCCAAAAATAGTACATTCCCGCCGTATGCAGTACCCGCCAAGCACGCCGCCCAATCACTTTAGCTGTTGCAGAGAACGAGGTAATTGTCATCGCGAGTAAAAAGGCGTAGCCTAAAATTGCCAAGGGATTGGCACTGAAGGCTTGTTGGCGAATGGCTAGCTGCAATGTGGAAAAAGCGATCGCATGATATGTGTGGGATACTGCCATCGACAAGCCCAGGAAGCGGCGATTTTGCACCATCCATAGCGACAGGGGCGATTGCCATAACCGTCGCAGTGGTGCCGCAATAAAGGCGAGCAAAAATAGCAGACAAGAAGATCTCGCTGTCAGTCGCACCAGAATGAGTGTAGATGTTTCTGTCAACCCCATGCTGCTCAAAATCGCTACCACAGCAACTCCGAGCGCGATCGTGACTGTCATTACTATTGGCCATCCTTTCATCCTGTCAACCTCCGCTCGTGTAGATTGTATTTGCATCTACTTTATCGATCGAGCCGAGCTGCTGTCTTGTCTGTGCTTGCGAACTTTGTCCTAAAACCGCGATTTAGATGCGATCGCGATATTGTTTGGGCGTGCAATGGGTGTGTTGATGAAAAATGCGGGTAAAATGACTTTGAGTTTGAAACCCGACTCGATGGGCGATCGCGACAATTGGTTGAGAGGTGGTTTTTAACAGGATTTGAGATCGGGCGATCCGCTGTTTGAGGATGTATTGATGCGGTGTGATTCCAAACGTGCGGCGAAATACCGTGGCAAAGTGATGAACGCTCAGATCGACTACTCGACTCAATCGGGCTACCGTCAGCTCCTCACCCAAATAAGCCTCGATATAATCTTTAATGCGATCGGTATCGCGCGGCGATAATATACCTCCGACAGATGCGAGCTTCGCCGTACTGTAGTTTTGGGCTAGATGTGCGGACAAGGCAATTGAGATCGAATCGGCATAGAGTCTGCCTTCTGCACCGCTACATTGCCACTCTCGATACAATGCCAATCCCATTTGGACGATTAACGGATCTCGCACCTGGATCTGCGGTACCAATTGTTTGCCAGGAGCTAGAGTCTTAGTCTGTGCTGGATGCAGAAATAGTTCTAAGAGTAATACTTCGGACTCGATGTAGACGTGTGGAAATAGCTCTGTCTGAGGGATGATGGCGACATCGCCTGCTTGATAGTCCACTGATTGCCAACCGTTGGCTGTTTTGTAGCTACAGCTAAAGTTGTCGAGCGCGATCGTTAGAAAATGAAAATTCATCGTTGCTGCGGGCATTTCCCCGCGCGGTTCCCGCTCTAAAATTAAATTCACCCCTTCCCAGCCGGATTCAAAACTACTTGCTAGGTGGAGGTGTTCGGGTTCGAGATCGGACATAGATATTTGCGCTGAAGATCGGGTGGTACGCTGCTCCGCCAGAGCGGTTGACACGGCAGGTAAAAGCTCGATCTCCATCCCGCTCCAATACTTCTTGGTTAAGAACTGCTGACGACTCAAGTCGCCGCTAGTGTTGTGAAGTCCACCTAAGCGGACTTCATATTGTTCGTCCCGATTTTAATCGGTACCTAACTTAACCGAGAAGTATTGCATCCCGCTCGATCTTTTACCTAATACTAAGGGTTTAAAGCCCCCACATTTCGGATTGTTATTAAAACGGAATTTAAATATCCGTCTTAACAACTATCAACTATCAATTATCAACTATCAACTAATTAACCGAGCTGGTTAACCTTAAAAGAACCAGCAAATACTGTGGCTGGATGTTTAATATTCTCGATCGGTTTGCGCGTATCTGTAATTAACCAATCCAATGAAGTGGCTTGGAGATCGATCGTCGCACCATCTTTATCGACACAATATCGTCCGAATACTAACTTGTCAGTTAACTCCACATCAGCAATCCGAGAATACTCAAAGATGACACTATTATTGATGTGTGCGCCACTACAAATATGGCAATTACGACCGATCATCGCTGGGCCAGTAATTTTGGCTCCATCTTCGATTTTGGTCATCCCACCAATATAAACTGGGCCAGTAATATCTACCTTGTCCCAATTAACAGCAACATTAATTCCGGTAAAAATTCCTGGTGCTACCTCAGTTCCAGGAATCGGCACATTTTTTACTTTACCCATTAAAACACTGCGAATTGCTTGCCAATAGTCGGGGACTTTGCCAATATCTACCCACTGAAAATCCATCGCGATCGCATAAAAAGGCGCACCCATTTCTACCAATTTAGGAAATAGATCGCCCCCAATATCATATTCTTCACCAGAAGGAATGTAATTGAGCACCTCTGGCTCAAAAATATAAATCCCCGTATTAATATTTGTACTCAGTGCCTCTTCTACTGTGGGTTTTTCTTGGAATGCTTGAATTCTACCGTTTTCATCGGTGACCACTACCCCATAACTGGAAACTTCATCGCGCGGTACCGATTTGGTCACGATCGTGGCGAGGGAGCCTTTTTCGCGATGCCATTTTACGGCGGCGGTGAGGTCGAGATCGATCAGTGCATCACCACATAGCACTACAAATGTATCGTCAAAGAAGGGATAAAAATCTTGAATTCGGCGCATCCCACCAGCCGAACCCAGAGCTTTTCCCTCTAATTCTCCATCCTCGCGAATCTTGCCCTCAAATGAATAGGCAATTTGGACGCCAAACCTTTGTCCATCGTGAAAATAGCTTTCAATCTCCTTGGCAAGATGGCTGACATTGACCATAATTTCAGTGAAATCATGCTGCTTGAGCAAGTCCACCAAAAACTCCATCACTGGCTTGTGTAGTATAGGAATTAAGGGTTTGGGAATAGTATAAGTAATGGGACGCACTCGGGTACCTTTCCCAGCAGCCAGAATCATTGCTTTCATATTAAATTTTGAATACTTGAACTCCCTGTCCCATCTACTGTAGCAGCGATCGATTGTTATCTGCACCACGCTATTACTCGTAATCTAGAGGAGATAGCTAGTTCATTTCTACCGATTCTTCTTGCAGTCTGCGGATGGTCAGGGTTTGATAAAAGTCTGTTTGATAGAGTTCGACCTTAGATTGGGCCGATAGTAGTAATAGTGCCCAGAATACACCTACTCGATCGTGATTTGCTCCATGTTCTTGTCCGGGGGCGGGCGGAAACTTTGCAGACCAGATATTTACTAGATCTTCAAGAGTCCAACAATCGGTTTCACTAGTATATGTGACTAGAAACTCGGCCACAAGTGCCGCCATTTCGGTTAAATTCTCATCGTGAGCCAGTCCGACGATGGTTTGAGTGGCTTTCTTCACCGACATCGCTTTGCTCTTGATCGAGCGACGCCGCAATGTTGGCTCGGCAATTTTATCAGCGATTTGGCTCAGTTGCAGAATCAGATCTTGGAGCGTTACCGGACGAGTTTGGGGCGGGGGCGAGGTCAGTCTGCGCCGAATGTGTCGCTCCAAGTTACGCGGTAGCCCTGTAGTCCCGATCTCTTCAAATTCGATATCTTCTTCGATAAAGTCAAAATCTTCTGTCTGAGATTGACTTTGTTCTAAACTCTGGGCTTTGAGTAACACTAGCATTGCCGCCCACAGAAAGGCTTGTCCGGATTGAGAAAGGTTGGCTTGCTTGTGCGCTAGAGTTTGATTGGCTTGGAGTGGCAGTTTGCTCAGGTGCAGATCGATCGCATCAATAACTTTGACATCCCACGGATCGATTTCGCCGCGCTGGGCGAGATCGATGAGCATGGCAATTCCCATCTGTGCGAGGGTATGGGGATCTACTTGTGGTTCGACTGAAGGAGAGAAGTTCTCCCGATGGGGGGTGGCGACCATTTAGTTGGGAGTTGGGAGTTGGGGTACGCTCTGGTTCAAACTCGAGCGTCGAGTTCAAACGGGGGAATTAAGCTCCACGATTGCGGTGTAGCTTAATTGGTAACTTTACATCAAATTCAGCATAATTAACGTTGCAAAATCGGGTATTTTATGAATTCTACCTTACGGAAATTACTACTCGATCGCATCTTGCCGAAAGTACTAGTCACCCCTCGGTTCTGACTCCCTGTCCGATCTCACTCAAATCTGGGTCGCGCTCACAAGCGCGAGACGCTCTGAACTATCGATTTAGAAGGTATCTACAATGTTGGTGCTGTTGGGTAGAGCAAAGCGAAACCCAACCTACATCATCTCCCCCCTCCCTACTCCTCCACCCGATAACCGAGTTCTGCCAACCGCAAGCCAGATTGCCGCCACTTAGGTTGCACTTTGACAAATAATTCTAAATAAACCTTACCTGCAATCAGTTTTTGCATTTGCTCTCTGGCATTAGAGCCGATTTGCTTGAGCATTTGGCCGCTTTTACCGATGAGGATGCCTTTTTGGGAGTCGCGTTCGACATAAATAGTCGCTAGGACTCGAGTAATTTTGGCATCTTCTTGGACCCGATCGATCGTAACTGCCACAGAATGCGGTAATTCTTCACGAGTGAGCAAAATGATTTGTTCGCGAATTAGTTCGCCCATGATAAACCGTTCTGGTTGGTCTGTAACCAGTTCTGGCGGGTAATAGTAAGGGCCAGTGTCGAGATTTTCGCTCAGACTAGCTTGCAGTCGATCCAATCCTGTCTCAGCAGTAGCGGAAAAGTTGACTACCTGCCAGTTATGAGTTTGGGCGAGTTCGAGATAGCTAGCATCGATGGCTTCCAAGTGAGAGCGGCTCAAATCTGTCCGCAAATCGATTTTGTTGATTCCCAGAATAATCGGCACCTGGACATTGATTAGCAACTCAGCGATAAACCGATCTCCACCGCCAG harbors:
- a CDS encoding HEAT repeat domain-containing protein, whose amino-acid sequence is MDTYPALTISLLSQLTNRELQSNYLNHLDRTAEVASLLTHITDPDLALRIVNLALEVDLNLGASLTSSLAPELQKIVVDGIERLEIPTRLKINLWRETKSNAALPYLQEIFIFNHQFPNTYEGHQEIDSAIATIIHIDRDLAVYLLIEELNHPQRYDRAAEMIVDLAPVEAIEVLGDLLRSGDLRNCNTEGNSIEALAKIGTEASISELREVLYTCKHRWSDSEWIQGLGYIADPVMVEHLIDLFYETDRPRSEVIAALEHIGGEKVFDWLHQSIYWVSADDEFDSPFDKIVQALFRLDGDRTLTAIEGAIHSYDPVVRRRAAMALVVWDVPIVDRNLSILLSVIDDPDLDVQIKITCGIREIIYLSTSIYNPINITPQLIDRAILAIQPIIKYINDLDPENRDRVIGQLSEREAYQWQIIEENKEPDDLPTLLTLLDDPDVEIRVSAVVSLIELGSVAVFPIVLKLASNPELVATLIWELKQCHQLGTSEEILNEFYHDREVTMKFLETAESSLIEAIANNVGHLCPNIFRLSEIGSDRAIPTLQKIIKSDAFAYYDEPEDATRSLATIGTDAAKMAILEILTDCPNLGRSVFNIFSDDGRLGLMPQLWSAHRQTYVECALDAISKIQEKEGLYNPDFSDRSHPLFEPPRRRLRDILLGNTTSEI
- a CDS encoding ABC transporter permease, which produces MAVSKISLGSVKQLFAKRRDRLSTQLLALGLIITASFIAIAIFAPLLQAIGLLQDPQDLLGSPMPPYNPINQAPSAQHWFGTSREGYDVFSRTLFGTQAALQVVVLATLMSLLIGVPLGMVSGYLGGNLDRVLLFVMDTIYTLPGLLLSVTLAFIVGKGVFNAAIALSISYIPQYFRVVRNQTASLKTQMFVEAAQALGASTRHVLTKYLFANVVQSVPVLFTLNAADAILVLGGLGFLGLGLPDEVAEWGHDLKQALPALSTGIWWTTLFPGLALTLMVTGLSLLGEGLSELINPRDRQR
- a CDS encoding homoserine dehydrogenase; amino-acid sequence: MVKIGILGLGTVGTGTVQILRDPVGRHHLLQSIEIQRVGVKSIDKPRAVDLPSELVTTDLDSIVSDPDIDIIVELMGGIEPARSLMLKAIAHGKHIVTANKAVIAKFGDEIFTAANQAGVYVMLEAAVGGGIPVIQPLKQSLGVNRIQRITGIINGTTNYILTRMTVEGGEFADILADAQKLGYAEADPTADVDGLDAGDKIAILASLAFGGRIKRDDVYCEGIRKISATDIAYADKLNFVIKLLAIAERVESGGVSVRVHPTFVPKDRPLATVNGVYNAILVEGEPLGQVMLFGPGAGAGATASAVVSDILAIVGVMQTNSSHEDAVNSPNTSLHPLLSCSHSHYSEMAPLSSLRSSFYVRFLCIDVPGVIGKLGTCFGEHHVSIESIVQTGFQGDRAEIVVVTHEVSEGDFESALAEIRGLDSIASIPSIVRVL
- a CDS encoding TMEM165/GDT1 family protein encodes the protein MDWQLLALTFTTVFIAEIGDKSQLAAIALGGSTQHPRAVFFGSVVALLLASSIGVIAGGEMAAFLPTKLLKGLAALGFALLAVRLLWPDAE
- a CDS encoding Ferric reductase like transmembrane component: MKGWPIVMTVTIALGVAVVAILSSMGLTETSTLILVRLTARSSCLLFLLAFIAAPLRRLWQSPLSLWMVQNRRFLGLSMAVSHTYHAIAFSTLQLAIRQQAFSANPLAILGYAFLLAMTITSFSATAKVIGRRAWRVLHTAGMYYFWLIFAVEFGRRARLEWGYLFLTLLVSIAMLVRIFGTRRTQVQPI
- a CDS encoding AraC family transcriptional regulator, which encodes MSRQQFLTKKYWSGMEIELLPAVSTALAEQRTTRSSAQISMSDLEPEHLHLASSFESGWEGVNLILEREPRGEMPAATMNFHFLTIALDNFSCSYKTANGWQSVDYQAGDVAIIPQTELFPHVYIESEVLLLELFLHPAQTKTLAPGKQLVPQIQVRDPLIVQMGLALYREWQCSGAEGRLYADSISIALSAHLAQNYSTAKLASVGGILSPRDTDRIKDYIEAYLGEELTVARLSRVVDLSVHHFATVFRRTFGITPHQYILKQRIARSQILLKTTSQPIVAIAHRVGFQTQSHFTRIFHQHTHCTPKQYRDRI
- a CDS encoding sugar phosphate nucleotidyltransferase — encoded protein: MKAMILAAGKGTRVRPITYTIPKPLIPILHKPVMEFLVDLLKQHDFTEIMVNVSHLAKEIESYFHDGQRFGVQIAYSFEGKIREDGELEGKALGSAGGMRRIQDFYPFFDDTFVVLCGDALIDLDLTAAVKWHREKGSLATIVTKSVPRDEVSSYGVVVTDENGRIQAFQEKPTVEEALSTNINTGIYIFEPEVLNYIPSGEEYDIGGDLFPKLVEMGAPFYAIAMDFQWVDIGKVPDYWQAIRSVLMGKVKNVPIPGTEVAPGIFTGINVAVNWDKVDITGPVYIGGMTKIEDGAKITGPAMIGRNCHICSGAHINNSVIFEYSRIADVELTDKLVFGRYCVDKDGATIDLQATSLDWLITDTRKPIENIKHPATVFAGSFKVNQLG
- a CDS encoding segregation/condensation protein A, translated to MGIAMLIDLAQRGEIDPWDVKVIDAIDLHLSKLPLQANQTLAHKQANLSQSGQAFLWAAMLVLLKAQSLEQSQSQTEDFDFIEEDIEFEEIGTTGLPRNLERHIRRRLTSPPPQTRPVTLQDLILQLSQIADKIAEPTLRRRSIKSKAMSVKKATQTIVGLAHDENLTEMAALVAEFLVTYTSETDCWTLEDLVNIWSAKFPPAPGQEHGANHDRVGVFWALLLLSAQSKVELYQTDFYQTLTIRRLQEESVEMN
- the era gene encoding GTPase Era; this encodes MTERAEPVTPNDRSVVEAYLAAQQDSVTNPAQDLGLGLIPAAPEGFRSGFVGIIGRPNVGKSTLMNQLIGQKIAIVSPVPQTTRNRLQGILTTDTAQMIFVDTPGIHKPHHKLGEVLVKNAQSAIGAVDVVLFVVDGTEIAGGGDRFIAELLINVQVPIILGINKIDLRTDLSRSHLEAIDASYLELAQTHNWQVVNFSATAETGLDRLQASLSENLDTGPYYYPPELVTDQPERFIMGELIREQIILLTREELPHSVAVTIDRVQEDAKITRVLATIYVERDSQKGILIGKSGQMLKQIGSNAREQMQKLIAGKVYLELFVKVQPKWRQSGLRLAELGYRVEE